A section of the Labrus mixtus chromosome 15, fLabMix1.1, whole genome shotgun sequence genome encodes:
- the LOC132989861 gene encoding LOW QUALITY PROTEIN: probable serine/threonine-protein kinase dyrk1 (The sequence of the model RefSeq protein was modified relative to this genomic sequence to represent the inferred CDS: inserted 2 bases in 1 codon; deleted 1 base in 1 codon; substituted 2 bases at 2 genomic stop codons) encodes HQQYQQHQQHKQYQQHQQHXQYHQQQHQQHQQHXQYQQQHQQHQQHITPTTQQHQQHQQHQQYHQQHQQYQQQXTNNTNNNTNNTNNTNNTNNNTNNTNNTNNNTNNTNNTNNTNNTNNNTNNTNNTNNNTNNTNNTNNNTNTNNTNNNTNNTNNTSTPTTHQHQQHINTNNTNNTNNTNNTNNNTNNTNNTNNN; translated from the exons caccaacaataccaacaacaccaacaacacaaacaataccaacaacaccaacaacactaacaataccaccaacaacaacaccaacaacaccaacaacactaacaataccaacaacaacaccaacaacaccaacaacacatc acaccaacaacacagcaacaccaacaacaccaacaacaccaacaataccaccaacaacaccaacaataccaacaaca caccaacaataccaacaacaacaccaacaacaccaacaacaccaacaataccaacaacaacaccaacaacactaacaataccaacaacaacaccaacaacaccaacaacaccaacaacactaacaataccaacaacaacaccaacaacactaacaataccaacaacaacaccaacaacactaacaataccaacaacaacaccaacactaacaataccaacaacaacaccaacaacaccaacaacacatcaacaccaacaacacatcaacaccaacaacacatcaacaccaacaacaccaacaacaccaacaacactaacaataccaacaacaacaccaacaacactaacaataccaacaacaat